From Micropterus dolomieu isolate WLL.071019.BEF.003 ecotype Adirondacks linkage group LG21, ASM2129224v1, whole genome shotgun sequence:
CACAAATAACCTGACATTCCTTTAAAGCAGCAGTCATTTAATAACAACATGTATTCAGTCATGTTACCTTGAAATGTACCTAGGTTATGggaggaaaaaataataaagttagCATAATCTGTGGTGCAGTTTGTTTACAGTCGTAGCATTTTCTGTTTGGGTCTTATTAATTCATAGGAAGCAGGTTTGCTGTGTGCTGTGATTTCTAAGCTGATGAGTTTTCCTTTTAACTTGTTATTGTGTTCGTTGTCATGACTCAGTGCCTGATGTGATTTATTTCAGCCCTGTTGTACAGTGAGATGAAGGCTGGACTATTCAAGTCTAGCCAGCTCGTCATGAGGAACATTAATTATTGTCTTTGCCAAGACACATAGTAAAATAATGATATGagttttcaaaattaaatatttgttaatCAAACAGTAAAAAATAGGATTTGGGATAAGGACTTACAAATCAATTCCagttagaaaaacaaaagaaataaaagacatGGCTATGTTTTTTTAAGGGGTTGTTACAGTATATATTACAGAATATATTCATTTCTATGTATTTCTTTCGAAagaacttgaaaatgaaaattacatTGGCTGGACATCTCACAAACTCATCTGCAGCACTGACATTGCTTGAAGGCTATGTGATGTAATTACAGTGATTAAGGCATCGCTAGCACTCTCTCTTATAGCCTTTCATCCTTAGTGAACCGTCTATTATCTACATGTGGGAGAAATTATACCTTCCAGCTGTAGAAAACATGCATGTTTCTGGGTATttaagcttgccaagcagcacAATGCAGTGTGCAGAGCTGTCAGTTGGCTTTACATGGTTTGCTTATAGGACAATAATACCATCTATTTTCAAAATCACAGTCAGAAAAAGGGCATATCAGATATCATCTAGGGAACCCCCGGCACTAGTCTTCTGAAACTCCCCGACAGGACATATTGTGGATTTGTTAATCCTCCTGGGCTTTTGAAAAAATGAAtcgcattttgtttttctttttttgtagtgTCATCCGCTTCCGTCGCACTGGTGAGAGCACACGGTCAGAGGATGATGGCGAGAATAGAGAACAGGTTATCAAGATTGCAGAGCAGACTGATTCCGAGTCTGTGGCACTTGCAGATGGACCTCCAGTTCCTCGGGAGTTTGCCAATCCAACTGATGGTACAGTACGGCAGGGCtcttttttacacacaaaacatcttTAACTTCCCGGCCCCTACACTTTCATAATATCCTAACATCCTTTTTCTCTAAAGTCACATGGTTTCAGTCAAGTGATATGGTTTTatctgtttccaaggtcaagaaaaCGTTCAATCTTAAAAGTATCTTTTATAAGAGAATAGTTTCTCCAAAGAATGACAGAGGCATATCTTCTGTTTCAAGCTTTTGGTTTAATCTTTATTACCGTCATCAGAAGCACCTAACCTGTAAGAAATCAATACATATCAACACCCGGTGCTCTCCACCTCAGGTATACAACTTCAGTACCTTGTAGAAGCTCTCAGACCACTGTTCAGAGAATGTTTGAATCtcctcatttaaatattttcacgTTCCTCATTCCCGACAGACACATTCATGGTAGAAGATGCCGTAGAGGCCATAGGCTTCGGGACATTTCAGTGGAAACTCTCCATCCTCACTGGTCTGTCCTGGGTGAGAACTGCTCTTTACTGAAAATACACAATTCCAggtgctgtgtttgttttccagtaAACTCTAAAATGTTTTGCGTATCTGGGTTTTCTGTTCACACAGATGGCTGATGCCATGGAGATGATGATCCTCAGCATCTTAGCCCCACAGCTGCACTGTGAATGGAGACTGCCTAGCCTTGAGGTGGCACTGCTTACATCGGTAATGGCCCTGTAATGTCTGTAAAGTGCCCTTGCTTGCAGTGTTATTAGACTTTCCTGATAGTTATTGATTAAGCGATTAGGGATTGTTTTGAAATAAGTGCTTGTAATGAGCAGTGACGACCAAGTGGAAAACACTGAGACCCTAATGCTTTATAATGTCATTAAATATGTGTTGCAATACTTTGATTTGAATCGAATATTTACTTTTCTGAGTATAATATAAACAATATGCAAACAGGGGAGTTACTGTAGATTTTACTAATGGCGTTGCATAAAGAGGCCTTGAACAGTACATATTTTTAATGGCATCACTTGATTGAGATGTAGGTAATGCAACATTCATTAGCAGATAATCAAATGAGAGTCTCACATTCAGTGACTTTTAGTGGCTCacaccaaaacaaaagcaacagtACCGTCTACAGCAGGACAGGATGTCAGCTtatctgggttttttttattcattgatGCAGGCAGTGTTTATCGGGATGATGATCAGCTCCTCTCTTTGGGGAAACATAGCTGACAGATACGGCAGAAAGACAGTAAGTTCTAATTAAAGCCTCTGATTGACATGGAGATGATTTAGATTTCTGTTTCCTGTAAGTTTATCTTGAGTTTAAAGGAGTTAaaattttatctttttttgtttctgaatGAAAGAAAGTGATCAATATCAGACTCTGTACTAGGCTCTGCTGAAGAGCCCTATCACATTGCCGTAATTTATTGAGCAGCTTGTTGTGTTTtgattgtacacacacacagggtctCAAGATGAGCGTGCTGTGGACTATGTTCTATGGCCTGATGAGTGCATTTGCACCTGTTTATGGGTGGATCCTCGTCCTCCGTGCACTGGTGGGCTTTGGCATTGGAGGAGCCCCACAGTCGTGAGTAACAAGTGTTAATCTCTCTTAAAACAACGCTTTAATTATTGATTTGAGGTATGTGTAACAGTGAATTGTTCCTCCTCATAAGGGTGACACTCTATGCTGAATTCCTGCCTATGAGGGCCAGAGCCACGTGCATCTTGCTGATTGAGGTATGTGCTACCCGGAACTACTCATCTCACTCATCTATCATCCACCTTGCCAAAGTGTTAATGACATCCACAAACAACACAACGTGCAACCATAATTGCACAGGATTTGTACAAAATTTTGATTTTGCCTTGCAGATATTTTGGGCCCTGGGCACGGTGTTCGAAGTCCTCTTAGCGATCCTGGTCATGCCCACTCTGGGATGGCGCTGGCTGCTTGGCCTCTCTACCATTCCTCTCTTCATCTTTGCCATCCTATGTTTTGTGAGTATGATGTTATCAGTCTTGTGCTATATGTAAGCATAACAAATGACATCAATTGACATGCCTGTTTTTCTGGGGGACGGGAGCAGTGGCTACCTGAGAGTGCTCGATACGACGTGCTGACCGGGAACCAGGAAAAAGCTCTGGCCACACTGAAGCGCATTGCTACAGAGAATGGAGCACCAATGCCACTGGGGAAACTTATCGCTGCTAGACAGGTAAAAGCCTGTTTCTACAGAACACAAATTCACACAGAGCACATTATTCATGTACGCTACCTATTATGTTGTTATTTGTATattcaggtttgttttttttttatgtctgttcTTTTAATTAGGAGGATCGTGGAAAGTTTCAAGACTTATTTTCCTCACACTTTCGCTGGACCACAGTTCTGCTCTGGTTTATTTGGTAAATGGAATGAACGATAATGCCACCCAGTCATATCCTTCGTTACTccctgattttcttttctttcttactCTCCAAAACATTATGCTCTTCAAGCGCACAgacatatttcatttgtttttcccACTACGTGTTTCATCCTGCGTCTCTGTCTCCTCAGGTTTGCAAATGCCTTCTCTTACTACGGACTGGTACTGCTCACTACAGAGCTGTTTCAGGAGGGAGGTGCATGTGGAAGTGAGTTGCTGCTCCAGTGCCAACAGATCACCTCACATACTCAAGGAAACACACAGTTTAATTTGGTACACTAATTAAAGAGACCACCCAGGAGAGGAGTGTAGTATACATTTCCGAAGCAAAAACAGGGTATTGTGTTAgcagtttatatattttgaatgtaTAGACATGTAATAAAGCATGCTTCTCACAGTCAGTGACAGAATCAACCATTTTCAAGACAGACGTTTTACACGGtgatagcaggaaaagcacagatgtaAGTGATAACGTTAACAGCTATTATAGTTAAtgttattaggtacacctgtgtgtttccttttcTGCCAAGTCAAAATGCCTGCCATGAAAAAGGTCTAATGTTCATACAGATTGTTTTTGCAAAGGCAACACAGAGCGGTGCTAACTGTCATGTTTTCTATTGTTTGATATTGCCCTCTAGTGTCCAAAGGTAATAAGAGGGAGCTCCGGTGCAACTTGGAGTGTAAATATCTGAACTCCGACGACTACAAAGACCTGTTGTGGACCACCTTATCTGAATTCCCAGGtacacgcgtgtgtgtgtgtgtgtgtgtgtgtgtgtgtgtgtgtgtatgtgtgtgtgtgtgtgtgtgtgaaaaaggtAACTTTGGTTTGAAGGTCTGAAATGATGTTGTGATTGGTGCATGGTTTTACTGCTGTTTATGTCTTTTTTTAGTGTGctaatacaaaaatgtatattgtattttcttttcttgtggCACTCTGGTGATACTTTCTTTATACAAGTAAATTACTGGGTAATTATCTAGTTAATGCTAATTAATGGTACCTATTGCTATGTTATTTCTTAGTACTTAGGTCATCATAATAATGCTAAATActataggtaggtaggtacatttattgtcacaatataacaggttatataatgaaattgagcttcgtaactcccttctgctacaatattaatacagaagcaattataaaaatggtaaacagaactAAACAATATTCAATGTTAAATGGAGCAGTGCTTAGGAttaattagagtttaagagtctgatagcttggggggaaaagctgctctgcagtctggtagtgcggcagcagaaacttctatatctcttcccagaagacagcagggtgaacaggctgtggctgggtgggtactgtcctttagcatcctttgggctctgcgtaggctgctctttaaaagctgacaagaacctGGTGTGTAAAtgtggccttcttaagcttcctcaagaaatacaggcctttctgagctttcttcaccagcgtggtgaagatgaccatgtcagattcccaggaacctgaaactgttcacctgctccacctcagcaccactgatgtagacaggagtgtgtgtctttatctccttcttcctaaaattaacgatcagctccttagttttacTGACGTTAAGCAGCGGGTTGTTCACTGTACACCACTCTGcgagattatgaatttcctcccgatatgaagtcatcatcgttgtttgaaatctggcCGATTATGATGGAGTCGTCCCCAAACtccacaacagagttctctccatgtcgagGGATGCaagagggggctgagcacacaggctccggtgttgagcacttGAGTGGAGGAGGTACTATGTAATTATTACACCTGTGATAACTCAGTAAGACAGAAATATCAGTTAAGTAGATTAGAAGTAAATCAtcataaaaaataacattaatagAGCTTTCTCACAAGGtgttaataattacattaatgatggctgcatTCCATTAGATGTGCCAGGGCCATCGTTAACGTTACTAGTTTCAGTTCAGCTTTTCTTGCAATGGCAAGTCAAGGTGTCTGACTTGAGAAAGATTAATTAATCTGAGTAATTATTGCACTGTAAGATAATGGATTTTTGCATTGTTACGTAGGCCTGCTGGTGACACTGTGGGCCATTGATCGACTGGGAAGGAGAAAGACCATGGCACTGTGTTTCTTCATCTTCTCTATGTGCATAATTCCCCTCTATGGTTGTGTTGGCAGGTAAGATGGAAACTAATGAGAATGTTAAACATCAAACTGTGGATCCATTATTTATCCAGCATTACTGGTTTCTCTGTTGCAGAACATCCATGACAGTGTTGATATTCATTGCAAGAGCTTTCATCGCGGGAGGATTCCAGGCTGCCTATGTGTACACTCCAGAGGTA
This genomic window contains:
- the svopa gene encoding synaptic vesicle 2-related protein — protein: MDDDLFQLRQLPVIRFRRTGESTRSEDDGENREQVIKIAEQTDSESVALADGPPVPREFANPTDDTFMVEDAVEAIGFGTFQWKLSILTGLSWMADAMEMMILSILAPQLHCEWRLPSLEVALLTSAVFIGMMISSSLWGNIADRYGRKTGLKMSVLWTMFYGLMSAFAPVYGWILVLRALVGFGIGGAPQSVTLYAEFLPMRARATCILLIEIFWALGTVFEVLLAILVMPTLGWRWLLGLSTIPLFIFAILCFWLPESARYDVLTGNQEKALATLKRIATENGAPMPLGKLIAARQEDRGKFQDLFSSHFRWTTVLLWFIWFANAFSYYGLVLLTTELFQEGGACGMSKGNKRELRCNLECKYLNSDDYKDLLWTTLSEFPGLLVTLWAIDRLGRRKTMALCFFIFSMCIIPLYGCVGRTSMTVLIFIARAFIAGGFQAAYVYTPEVYPTATRALGLGTSSGMARVGALITPFVAQVMLESSVYLALSVYCCCCLLAAVASCALPIETTGRGLQEASHREWGQEMVGRASSQSSERIPQSSSSSQG